A region of uncultured Anaeromusa sp. DNA encodes the following proteins:
- a CDS encoding NAD-dependent protein deacylase — protein sequence MLPVEQLQDIISASNNIVFFGGAGVSTESGIPDFRSVDGLYNQRYKYPPEVMLSYTFYREHTAEFYDFYREKLLCPTAKPNAAHFKLAELEAAGKLKAVITQNIDGLHQMAGSKNVLELHGSVKRNYCQSCQAFYDDAFILQSTGVPTCECGGIIKPDVVLYEEGLSQDTMQRSMEFIAKADVLIVGGTSLVVYPAAGMIDYYRGRQLVLINRGATHSDKKAKLLIQESIGEVLGRISLA from the coding sequence ATGCTTCCTGTTGAACAGCTGCAAGACATCATTTCGGCGTCGAATAATATTGTCTTTTTCGGCGGCGCGGGAGTTTCTACCGAGAGCGGCATCCCGGATTTTCGCAGTGTGGACGGCTTATACAACCAGCGTTATAAATATCCGCCGGAGGTCATGCTTAGCTATACTTTCTATCGAGAGCATACGGCAGAGTTTTATGATTTTTATCGGGAAAAACTACTTTGCCCGACGGCTAAACCCAATGCCGCTCATTTTAAGCTGGCAGAGTTAGAGGCTGCCGGAAAATTGAAAGCGGTCATTACGCAGAACATTGATGGCTTGCATCAAATGGCCGGCAGCAAGAATGTGCTGGAGCTGCATGGCTCGGTAAAGCGAAACTATTGCCAAAGTTGCCAAGCTTTTTATGATGATGCGTTTATTTTGCAAAGTACGGGCGTTCCTACTTGCGAATGCGGCGGTATTATTAAGCCGGATGTTGTCTTATATGAGGAAGGTCTGTCGCAAGATACGATGCAGCGTTCTATGGAATTCATCGCCAAAGCGGATGTGCTGATTGTGGGGGGAACCTCGCTAGTCGTTTACCCGGCGGCGGGGATGATTGACTATTACCGGGGGCGGCAGTTGGTCTTGATTAATCGCGGTGCTACGCATTCAGACAAAAAGGCGAAGCTGCTTATCCAAGAGAGTATCGGCGAGGTGTTAGGGCGGATATCCCTTGCCTGA
- a CDS encoding 5'-methylthioadenosine/S-adenosylhomocysteine nucleosidase — protein sequence MHLEKIIVSFVALWLTMAVPAGAQEACVLIQGAMEIEIRTLVERLEEPQTVMIDGWTYWQGRVDDQKVVVSQTKVGTTNAAAATLLGIQHFSPTVIINQGTAGGYPAWLHQGDLIIGATITNAGAVNVARREAGQGLEVREWSVRDEFGPVRWRSDAHLVRLAEALKEVYSQGRVHTGTIFSSDRWSRELDYIAYWQKKENVLGEEMEAAASAQLAAAYQIPYLCIRVVSNNEAAKEPWEPAEAERLASGCQEYILRLVAALRDP from the coding sequence GTGCATTTGGAAAAAATTATTGTTTCTTTTGTAGCTTTGTGGTTAACGATGGCTGTTCCGGCTGGGGCCCAAGAAGCTTGCGTGTTGATTCAAGGCGCTATGGAGATTGAGATCCGTACATTAGTAGAACGACTGGAAGAGCCGCAAACCGTAATGATTGACGGCTGGACCTATTGGCAGGGGCGTGTTGACGATCAGAAGGTAGTGGTTTCACAAACTAAGGTGGGGACTACCAATGCCGCTGCAGCGACACTGTTGGGAATTCAGCATTTTTCACCTACTGTGATTATCAATCAGGGGACGGCGGGAGGCTATCCGGCCTGGCTGCATCAGGGCGATTTGATTATTGGGGCGACCATTACCAATGCGGGGGCTGTTAATGTTGCCAGACGGGAAGCGGGGCAGGGACTTGAAGTACGCGAATGGTCAGTGCGTGATGAATTTGGCCCGGTTCGCTGGCGGAGTGACGCCCACTTGGTACGCTTGGCGGAAGCTTTAAAAGAAGTGTATTCGCAAGGGCGGGTGCATACAGGGACGATTTTCTCCAGTGACCGTTGGTCGCGGGAGCTGGACTATATAGCGTATTGGCAAAAAAAAGAAAATGTCTTGGGCGAAGAAATGGAAGCCGCAGCCAGCGCACAGCTTGCGGCGGCGTATCAAATTCCGTATCTTTGTATACGGGTTGTTTCCAACAACGAAGCAGCCAAAGAGCCGTGGGAGCCGGCGGAAGCGGAACGCTTGGCTAGCGGATGCCAAGAGTACATTCTTAGACTGGTGGCGGCGCTGAGAGATCCGTGA
- a CDS encoding MATE family efflux transporter translates to MQLALPLMVSLLFQNLYAFVDTVFVSWLGDVPLAAVSMVVPLMYVSLSMAKGISMGGIMLMSHARGSGEEGQAVRVAQGMLPLMTLSMCVFLPLLVSAVNTAFFSVIGADEALWPMIHAFIIWLIPGFFVMGYVMTAEAFFMARGDTLTPMKAMALGNIVNMGLDPILIFFCNLGVAGASLATLLGQIVAGVYLYRALRHHDYELPQLRWCVGMLDEWRRILGQGIYIAMSYAIIPVGLFFLNAVLAQFGPAALAAWNMMSRLEMLVMLPVMGLGNAMATMISFNLGRKEYARVQQCVHSFFQISLAVAVPVLLVFLLAPAQVLALFQPTPELLRLGSYALRASGIAGIFMTAVFGLLGLAQGLKRPVYMMAVSATHALGVRVPAAYFLAALGGETGVFWSHTVAAITAAGLATFFIFKLLESVKKLAKEE, encoded by the coding sequence GTGCAGTTGGCTTTGCCGCTGATGGTTTCACTGCTGTTTCAAAATCTGTATGCATTTGTGGATACGGTTTTTGTATCTTGGCTGGGGGATGTGCCTTTAGCGGCTGTTTCCATGGTAGTTCCCTTGATGTATGTTTCTTTATCTATGGCTAAGGGAATTTCCATGGGCGGCATTATGCTCATGAGTCACGCGCGAGGCAGCGGGGAGGAAGGGCAGGCGGTTCGTGTCGCTCAAGGCATGCTGCCTCTGATGACTTTGAGCATGTGTGTGTTTCTTCCCTTGCTGGTGTCGGCGGTCAACACGGCTTTTTTTAGCGTCATAGGAGCGGATGAAGCTCTCTGGCCTATGATTCACGCTTTTATAATTTGGTTGATTCCCGGTTTCTTTGTCATGGGTTATGTGATGACGGCGGAAGCTTTTTTTATGGCTCGCGGTGATACACTGACGCCAATGAAAGCGATGGCCCTTGGCAATATAGTTAATATGGGACTGGATCCGATATTGATTTTTTTCTGCAACTTGGGAGTTGCCGGTGCATCGTTAGCTACACTGTTAGGGCAGATTGTAGCAGGTGTCTATTTATATCGAGCGCTACGGCACCACGATTATGAATTGCCGCAGCTGCGCTGGTGCGTGGGCATGCTTGACGAGTGGAGACGGATTCTTGGACAAGGTATTTATATTGCAATGTCTTATGCGATTATTCCGGTGGGCTTGTTTTTTCTTAATGCGGTGTTGGCGCAGTTCGGCCCGGCGGCGTTGGCAGCTTGGAACATGATGTCACGCCTGGAAATGTTGGTTATGCTGCCGGTCATGGGTTTGGGAAACGCCATGGCTACGATGATCAGCTTTAATCTTGGCCGAAAAGAATATGCGCGCGTGCAGCAATGTGTGCACTCCTTTTTTCAGATTTCGTTGGCGGTAGCCGTACCGGTGCTGCTTGTATTTCTTCTGGCCCCAGCACAGGTGTTGGCCTTGTTCCAACCGACGCCAGAACTTCTCAGGCTTGGTTCTTATGCGCTTAGAGCGTCCGGTATTGCAGGGATTTTCATGACGGCTGTGTTTGGGTTGTTGGGCTTGGCCCAAGGCTTGAAGCGTCCGGTGTATATGATGGCTGTTTCGGCAACCCATGCTCTGGGGGTTCGCGTACCGGCAGCTTATTTTTTGGCAGCTTTAGGGGGTGAAACCGGCGTATTTTGGAGCCACACAGTGGCTGCGATTACGGCGGCGGGACTGGCGACTTTTTTTATTTTTAAGCTGCTCGAAAGTGTGAAAAAGCTTGCAAAGGAGGAGTAG
- the hisC gene encoding histidinol-phosphate transaminase: MQGQTVRWETLIPSHIRSIQAYIPSKPDDVLRDMFHCPPIHRLNNNENALGPAQEAQAAIAAFDPAAAAIYPSGDAYHLRQRLAQNFGFDADCFLVGNGANEVIAFVINAFCQAGDNIITADKTFAVYEWVAEFSGYQAKQVPLCEEAFDAQSMLKAIDERTKILFICNPNNPTGTYWSEKKLRAFLEAVGGRQIVVLDEAYAEFVEQEDFPDGMKLLHEYPNLVVFRTFSKMYGLAGLRIGYLAGSPEVVNVIRRTCVVYSVNALAQVAALATLDNKGDHVKNTRALVREAKAFLNNELISMGLHHLAGEGNYMMIRLPISDTLAYRKLMQHGFMVRTMTGFRYPNHIRLTLDTLPVMEDFIRALKAIL, from the coding sequence ATGCAGGGGCAGACAGTTAGATGGGAAACCCTGATTCCTTCGCATATTCGCTCCATTCAGGCATATATCCCCAGCAAGCCGGATGATGTGCTGCGGGATATGTTTCATTGTCCGCCGATTCACAGATTGAACAACAACGAAAATGCGCTGGGACCGGCGCAAGAAGCGCAGGCAGCTATTGCTGCCTTTGATCCGGCGGCAGCGGCTATCTATCCTAGCGGCGATGCGTATCATCTGCGCCAGCGCTTAGCACAGAACTTTGGTTTTGATGCCGATTGCTTTTTGGTAGGAAATGGCGCTAACGAAGTAATTGCTTTTGTTATCAATGCGTTTTGTCAGGCTGGTGATAATATTATTACTGCAGATAAAACCTTTGCCGTCTATGAATGGGTAGCGGAATTTTCGGGCTATCAGGCTAAACAGGTGCCTTTGTGCGAGGAAGCCTTTGATGCGCAAAGCATGCTCAAGGCCATTGATGAACGAACTAAAATTTTATTTATATGCAACCCTAACAATCCTACGGGAACCTATTGGTCTGAGAAAAAACTGCGAGCTTTTTTAGAGGCCGTAGGTGGGCGCCAGATCGTTGTTTTGGACGAAGCCTATGCGGAATTTGTGGAGCAAGAAGATTTTCCAGATGGAATGAAGCTGCTTCATGAGTATCCAAATCTGGTGGTTTTTCGTACTTTCTCTAAAATGTACGGCCTGGCGGGCTTGCGCATTGGTTATTTGGCCGGTTCGCCAGAAGTGGTGAATGTCATTCGCCGTACCTGTGTCGTGTATTCGGTGAATGCCTTGGCTCAGGTTGCTGCGTTGGCTACGTTGGACAATAAGGGCGATCATGTGAAAAATACGCGGGCGTTGGTGCGGGAGGCGAAGGCTTTTTTGAATAATGAGCTTATCTCTATGGGGCTGCACCATCTAGCTGGCGAAGGAAATTACATGATGATTCGCCTGCCGATTAGTGATACCTTGGCATATCGCAAGTTGATGCAGCACGGTTTTATGGTACGGACAATGACCGGCTTTCGCTATCCCAACCATATTCGACTTACACTGGATACGCTGCCAGTGATGGAAGACTTTATCAGGGCGTTGAAGGCCATTTTATGA